ACATTGTGACTGACATACATCCCTGCTATGTGATAGATAACTTTGATTACATTCTGACAAACAGTCCTTCCATTCTATGTATGTTGTTATATGCTTTTCTTGCATTGTTAGctgttatcactgtgtgtggaaaTCTGCTTGTTATAATCTCCAttatttacttcaaacagctgcacactcctaCTAACTCTCTCATCCTGTCTCTGGCTGTGGCTGACCTGCTGGTTGGGATCGTTGTCTTTCCTTTCAGCATGGCGTTCTCTCTCAGTTTGTGTCTTTATTACGAGGGTTTATTCTGCAAAATAAGAGGCAGCTTTGATATTTCACTGAGCACGTGTTCTATACTGAACCTGTGTTGTATTTCTGTTGACAGATACTATGcggtgtgtcagcctctgacTTACAGATCTAAAATCAATCACCCAGTGGTTGTGGTCATGATCCTGATGTGCTGGGGGGTTTCTGTTCTGACTGGGATTGGGATTATAATTGCTGGATTAAACAATGACAACTGTGAGGACAGGTGTTTAATAGACGTCCTCATGGCAAACACTGTTGGACCCATATTATCCTTTTACCTCCCAGTGATCATAATGCTGTGTATCTACCTGAAGATTTTCCTCGTTGCACAGAGACAGGCGCGCATGATCCACAACATGAcaaagtgtggagcagctgtcagtaagatggagaggaaggccacCAAAACTCTGGCTATAGTTCTGGGAGTCTTTCTTTTATGCtggtctcctttctttcttttcatcacTTTTCTGCCTCTCGCTGGTGATTCAGTAGTTCCAATCCCCATGATAGAAACAACAAACTGGCTGGCTCTGTCTAATTCTATGCTGaatccatttatttatgctttcttcTACAGCTGGTTCAGATCAGCGTTCAGAATGATCATTTCTGGGAGAATATTTCAAGGTGATTTTACTAACTGTAAACTGCACTGACTGAAGTGTGGAATAAAAGCATTGTTCTTAATTCTCTCCTGTCTAAAtattaggcaaaaaaaaacagttctttCCAACATTACAACCACCTCATACTTCTTAGCACATGATCTACTGTCATTTTAATCTGGCCGGTTGTCTAAGTACACATGTCTAATTATGAAGATATCTAAAAGGTGTTGTAACATTAACAGAGGCTTATTAGTCTCAAATCCTGTTGAGTAACGTAACTTGATTCAATACAATTATAAATTGAAACTGTATATTGCCAAGAGTTGATAGTTCTTTTGTTTGTATGGAACAAACTATTATCTGCACTACTATAAGAAGGTGGCAGGACAAAAGAGCTATGTTTGCTATGTTTGTATGACTGAACCAGGCATTTAAGGTTAAGGTCAAGGTTACATGTGTACAATTTCAGAGGAGTACTTCACGTGTAAAAATGGCTGTAGCGAACAGCATCTGAATCCCAGCTCTGtataacacattcatttcagtAGTAAATGTAATGATCTGTATTGGATTGGGCTGCTAAGACTACAAGTGTGAAACAGAGGCCACTGACTTGTGAATCAGAGTAATGCAataattttattgtattttttactcTACTGGGGGATGATAAGAAAGAGAGGTGTTAAAAGGAAAGCCTTCACTTGCCTTTCAACTTGATAAAACGTAACTATAAAGGAATACGTCCCTCTTTGTGCCAGACAGGTGCGCAGCTTCCACAACACGACtaagtgtggagcagctgtcagtaaggtggagaggaaggccaCCAAAACTCTGGCTATAGTTCTGGGAGTGGTTGTCAGTGCCTGCTGCAGTGTATGAAACTCTGAACTACAAAATGTAATTGTATATTATTCATACAATGACAAAGTATCTGTTATGTCTGTGgacgctctcattcatccaggtaaTGTTATGTTCTCAACGACAAAAACCACAAGAGCAGCGAAACTGAGGAAGTCACTCAAGGGAAGGGACCTCTTCCAAAAATGTTCTCAGGTTGGGCTTGAAGCAGATAAGACCGGAGGTACCTCCCTGGAAGGTAGCGAAGCTCATCCAGGaaggcacatcaatgagagctgtggcaagaaggtttgctgtgtctgtcagcacagtgtccagagcatggaggagacaccaggagacaggccagtacaccaggagacaggccagtacaccaggagacatggagggggccgcaggagggcaacaacccagcagcaggactgctacctcctcctttgtgcaaggaggagcaggaggagcgctgccagagccctgcaacatgacctccagcaggccactgatatgcatgtttctgctctgactgtcagaaacagactccatgagggtggtatgagggcctgacgtccacaagtgggacTTGTGCTTACCATGCAGGgcgaacaccaagattggcagattcaccattggcaccCTGTGCActtcatggatgagagcaggttcgcACAGGACGCCTCCCTGTGTTATGTGTAGGGAGTGCAAGGAGAAGGAGGCAAACACAGACCTCCAGTGAAAAAGCAAgtctttatttacaaaaatcaaagGTCTAGATAACAGAAAACTTCATCTGGGGAGAATAATGAAGAGCTGGGCACACTGAGTGCCGCTGTGGCTGGCTGGGAGCAAGCACCTGGCCAGACAGGTCAGCGAAGTTAGATTGAAGATCTGGTGAACGCTCCTTAtagcgccacctgcagaaggACTCATACGTAGAAACAGATGTAAAGAGCTCAGCACTCTTAACATCAACAACATGCCACAAAACACCTCAgatttttagtttgtatttCTTATAAAATGCCAAAATTCATATTGTGACTAAACCCTAATATTAATCTCCTTATCTCCTGGTGGTTGctaagtgaaacaacagttaaCTTAAGTCTGGGTTTATGGTTTCAAAATTATTTTAAGAAGatatttaaatgcaaaaaaaaaaaaaaaacattggaaaAAGTCTTCCCTCTCTGCTTCTGGGCCTCAGAATATGAGTGATTGTTTACACTTACGtgtgcaagcacacacacaactactgCATAAACTGTTGTCATGGCATCCTAAAGTTTCTCCTAAGAGTCACTTAAGAGTCTTGCATCTGATTGGACAGTGAGACTCGCAGGCTTTTATGATGTagtaaaaaaatgataaatgtttATGTACATGTCCTGTTGAGTGCCACAGCAGGGAGGGACACATACGGATGTGTATCTTCTGACATGGTGATGTATGAAAACAAAGGATTGAATTGTGCATGTAGCTTGTGACTTGTGTTACTGTTTTTCTTATTCTGAACGTGTGACTTACAGGATCACACAGGCATGGAAATCACCGTCAACAGGACCGATGTTCTCACTCAGATTCATCCCTGCTTTGAAATAGACATGTCTAAGGCACTGATAAGAAACCTGTCTGAAATGTGCACACTCTTTCATATTTTTCTTGGTTCATTGTCTGTCATAACGGTGTGTGGAAACCTCCTCGTGATAACCTCTGttatttacttcaaacagctgcacactcccAGTAACTTCCTCGTCCTGTCTCTGGCTGTGGCAGACATGTTTGTTGGGGTTTTAGTTTTTCCTCTCACCATGGAATTCTCTTTCAGCTCCTGCCTTTTCTACGATGATATATTCTGTAAGGTGCGAGGGACATTCGATGTCTCGCTGTGCTCGTCGTCCATTCTAAATCTCTGTTGTATT
The sequence above is drawn from the Parambassis ranga unplaced genomic scaffold, fParRan2.1 scaffold_27_arrow_ctg1, whole genome shotgun sequence genome and encodes:
- the LOC114430709 gene encoding trace amine-associated receptor 1-like translates to MLLYAFLALLAVITVCGNLLVIISIIYFKQLHTPTNSLILSLAVADLLVGIVVFPFSMAFSLSLCLYYEGLFYRYYAVCQPLTYRSKINHPVVVVMILMCWGVSVLTGIGIIIAGLNNDNCEDRCLIDVLMANTVGPILSFYLPVIIMLCIYLKIFLVAQRQARMIHNMTKCGAAVSKMERKATKTLAIVLGVFLLCWSPFFLFITFLPLAGDSVVPIPMIETTNWLALSNSMLNPFIYAFFYSWFRSAFRMIISGRIFQGDFTNCKLH